The following coding sequences lie in one Arabidopsis thaliana chromosome 3, partial sequence genomic window:
- the ERF1-3 gene encoding eukaryotic release factor 1-3 (eukaryotic release factor 1-3 (ERF1-3); FUNCTIONS IN: translation release factor activity; INVOLVED IN: translational termination; LOCATED IN: cytoplasm; EXPRESSED IN: male gametophyte, leaf, pollen tube; EXPRESSED DURING: M germinated pollen stage; CONTAINS InterPro DOMAIN/s: eRF1 domain 2 (InterPro:IPR005141), eRF1 domain 3 (InterPro:IPR005142), eRF1 domain 1 (InterPro:IPR005140), Peptide chain release factor eRF1/aRF1 (InterPro:IPR004403); BEST Arabidopsis thaliana protein match is: eukaryotic release factor 1-2 (TAIR:AT1G12920.1); Has 1175 Blast hits to 1170 proteins in 381 species: Archae - 342; Bacteria - 2; Metazoa - 243; Fungi - 154; Plants - 143; Viruses - 3; Other Eukaryotes - 288 (source: NCBI BLink).), with protein sequence MADQESDKNIEIWKIKKLIKGLETARGNGTSMISLIMPPRDQVARVTKMLADEYGTASNIKSRVNRQSVLSAITSAQQRLKLYNKVPPNGLVLYTGTIVTDDGKEKKVTIDFEPFKPINASLYLCDNKFHTEPLNELLESDDKFGFIVMDGNGTLFGTLSGNTREVLHKFTVDLPKKHGRGGQSALRFARLRMEKRHNYVRKTAELATQFYINPATSQPNVSGLILAGSADFKTELSQSELFDPRLQAKILNVVDVSYGGENGFNQAIELSAEILSNVKFIQEKKLIGKYFEEISQDTGKYVFGVEDTLKALEMGAVETLIVWENLDINRYELKNNTTGEIVIKHLGKDQENNQSNFHDAETNAELEVQEKMPLLEWFANEYKRFGCTLEFVTNKSQEGSQFCRGFGGIGGLLRYQLDMRTFDELSDGEVYEDSD encoded by the coding sequence ATGGCAGACCAAGAATCAGATAAGAACATTGAGATTTGGAAGATTAAGAAGCTAATCAAAGGACTTGAAACCGCAAGAGGTAATGGAACAAGTATGATCTCTCTTATAATGCCTCCTAGAGATCAAGTAGCTCGTGTCACTAAGATGCTTGCTGATGAATACGGAACCGCCTCAAACATCAAGAGTCGAGTGAATCGTCAATCTGTTTTATCTGCCATTACTTCTGCTCAACAAAGATTGAAGCTTTACAACAAAGTTCCTCCGAATGGTCTTGTTCTCTATACTGGAACCATTGTTACTGATGAtggtaaagagaagaaagtgacgATTGATTTCGAGCCTTTTAAACCGATTAATGCTTCGTTGTATTTGTGTGACAATAAGTTCCACACCGAGCCTTTGAATGAGCTTTTGGAGTCTGATGATaagtttggtttcattgttATGGATGGAAATGGAACTTTGTTTGGTACTTTGAGTGGGAATACAAGAGAGGTTCTTCATAAGTTCACTGTCGATCTTCCGAAAAAGCACGGAAGAGGAGGACAATCTGCGTTGCGATTTGCTCGTCTTAGGATGGAGAAGAGACATAACTATGTGAGGAAAACCGCGGAGCTTGCCACTCAGTTTTACATTAATCCAGCTACGAGTCAGCCTAATGTCTCTGGTCTTATACTTGCTGGTTCAGCGGATTTTAAGACCGAGCTAAGTCAATCAGAACTGTTTGATCCTCGTCTTCAAGCTAAGATATTGAATGTGGTTGATGTTTCTTACGGAGGAGAGAATGGTTTCAACCAAGCAATTGAGCTGTCTGCTGAGATTCTATCTAATGTGAAGTtcatacaagaaaagaaattgattgGGAAGTACTTTGAGGAGATTAGTCAAGACACTGGGAAATATGTTTTCGGTGTTGAAGATACTTTAAAGGCTCTGGAAATGGGTGCTGTTGAGACTCTTATAGTGTGGGAGAATCTAGATATTAATAGGTATGAGTTAAAGAACAACACGACCGGAGAAATCGTGATTAAGCATTTGGGAAAGGATCAAGAGAACAACCAAAGCAATTTCCATGATGCAGAGACTAATGCAGAGTTAGAAGTTCAGGAGAAGATGCCTCTGCTTGAATGGTTTGCTAACGAATATAAACGTTTTGGTTGTACACTTGAGTTTGTGACTAACAAGTCCCAAGAAGGATCACAATTTTGCAGAGGCTTTGGCGGTATTGGTGGATTGTTGCGGTACCAGCTTGATATGAGGACATTCGATGAATTATCCGATGGTGAAGTTTATGAAGACTCAGATTAA
- the GAPA gene encoding glyceraldehyde 3-phosphate dehydrogenase A subunit (glyceraldehyde 3-phosphate dehydrogenase A subunit (GAPA); FUNCTIONS IN: protein binding, glyceraldehyde-3-phosphate dehydrogenase activity; INVOLVED IN: in 6 processes; LOCATED IN: in 6 components; EXPRESSED IN: 26 plant structures; EXPRESSED DURING: 14 growth stages; CONTAINS InterPro DOMAIN/s: Glyceraldehyde 3-phosphate dehydrogenase subfamily (InterPro:IPR000173), Glyceraldehyde 3-phosphate dehydrogenase family (InterPro:IPR020831), Glyceraldehyde-3-phosphate dehydrogenase, type I (InterPro:IPR006424), Glyceraldehyde 3-phosphate dehydrogenase, active site (InterPro:IPR020830), Glyceraldehyde 3-phosphate dehydrogenase, catalytic domain (InterPro:IPR020829), Glyceraldehyde 3-phosphate dehydrogenase, catalytic domain, subgroup (InterPro:IPR020832), Glyceraldehyde 3-phosphate dehydrogenase, NAD(P) binding domain (InterPro:IPR020828); BEST Arabidopsis thaliana protein match is: glyceraldehyde 3-phosphate dehydrogenase A subunit 2 (TAIR:AT1G12900.1); Has 24893 Blast hits to 24884 proteins in 6192 species: Archae - 47; Bacteria - 10870; Metazoa - 2226; Fungi - 2780; Plants - 3758; Viruses - 0; Other Eukaryotes - 5212 (source: NCBI BLink).): MASVTFSVPKGFTEFSGLRSSSASLPFGKKLSSDEFVSIVSFQTSAMGSSGGYRKGVTEAKLKVAINGFGRIGRNFLRCWHGRKDSPLDIIAINDTGGVKQASHLLKYDSTLGIFDADVKPSGETAISVDGKIIQVVSNRNPSLLPWKELGIDIVIEGTGVFVDREGAGKHIEAGAKKVIITAPGKGDIPTYVVGVNADAYSHDEPIISNASCTTNCLAPFVKVLDQKFGIIKGTMTTTHSYTGDQRLLDASHRDLRRARAAALNIVPTSTGAAKAVALVLPNLKGKLNGIALRVPTPNVSVVDLVVQVSKKTFAEEVNAAFRDSAEKELKGILDVCDEPLVSVDFRCSDFSTTIDSSLTMVMGDDMVKVIAWYDNEWGYSQRVVDLADIVANNWK, from the exons ATGGCTTCGGTTACTTTCTCTGTCCCCAAG ggTTTCACTGAATTCTCAGGATTGCGAAgctcctctgcttctcttcCCTTCGGCAAGAAACTTTCTTCCGATGAGTTCGTTTCCATCGTCTCCTTCCAGACTTCTGCA ATGGGAAGCAGTGGTGGATACAGGAAAGGTGTGACTGAGGCCAAGCTTAAGGTGGCCATTAATGGATTCGGTAGGATCGGGAGGAACTTCCTGAGATGTTGGCATGGTCGCAAGGACTCTCCTCTTGATATCATTGCCATTAATGACACTGGTGGCGTCAAGCAGGCTTCGCATTTACTTAAATACGACTCTACTCTCGGAATCTTTGATGCTGATGTCAAACCTTCTGGAGAGACTGCAATCTCTGTTGATGGAAAGATCATCCAAGTTGTCTCTAACCGAAACCCGTCTCTTCTCCCTTGGAA GGAGCTAGGAATTGACATTGTCATCGAAGGAACCGGAGTGTTTGTGGATAGAGAAGGTGCAGGGAAACACATTGAAGCTGGTGCCAAGAAGGTTATCATTACTGCTCCAGGCAAAGGAGATATTCCAACTTATGTCGTTGGTGTCAATGCAGATGCTTACAGTCATGATGAACCTATCATCAGCAATGCATCTTGCACTACCAACTGTCTTGCTCCCTTTGTCAAAGTTCTTGACCAGAAATTCG GTATCATAAAGGGTACAATGACGACTACTCACTCTTACACCGGTGACCAGAGGTTGCTAGACGCGAGTCACCGTGATCTAAGGAGAGCAAGAGCAGCTGCTTTGAACATTGTTCCTACTTCTACAGGAGCAGCTAAAGCTGTGGCTCTTGTGCTCCCTAACCTCAAAGGAAAACTCAACGGGATCGCTCTCCGTGTACCAACACCAAACGTATCAGTGGTTGATCTCGTTGTGCAGGTCTCAAAGAAGACATTTGCTGAGGAAGTCAACGCTGCTTTCAGAGATTCTGCAGAGAAAGAGCTTAAAGGTATACTCGATGTCTGCGATGAGCCACTAGTGTCCGTTGATTTCAGATGCTCAGATTTTTCAACGACCATTGATTCATCACTCACTATGGTTATGGGAGATGATATGGTTAAGGTGATTGCTTGGTATGATAATGAATGGGGTTACTCACAGAGAGTTGTTGACTTGGCTGACATTGTTGCCAACAACTGGAAGTGA
- a CDS encoding Tetratricopeptide repeat (TPR)-like superfamily protein (Tetratricopeptide repeat (TPR)-like superfamily protein; CONTAINS InterPro DOMAIN/s: Pentatricopeptide repeat (InterPro:IPR002885); BEST Arabidopsis thaliana protein match is: Pentatricopeptide repeat (PPR-like) superfamily protein (TAIR:AT2G42920.1); Has 33140 Blast hits to 12409 proteins in 168 species: Archae - 0; Bacteria - 0; Metazoa - 3; Fungi - 38; Plants - 32761; Viruses - 0; Other Eukaryotes - 338 (source: NCBI BLink).), with the protein MAAPSPSSPPNLLSPPPFRSPEASYFLRTCSNFSQLKQIHTKIIKHNLTNDQLLVRQLISVSSSFGETQYASLVFNQLQSPSTFTWNLMIRSLSVNHKPREALLLFILMMISHQSQFDKFTFPFVIKACLASSSIRLGTQVHGLAIKAGFFNDVFFQNTLMDLYFKCGKPDSGRKVFDKMPGRSIVSWTTMLYGLVSNSQLDSAEIVFNQMPMRNVVSWTAMITAYVKNRRPDEAFQLFRRMQVDDVKPNEFTIVNLLQASTQLGSLSMGRWVHDYAHKNGFVLDCFLGTALIDMYSKCGSLQDARKVFDVMQGKSLATWNSMITSLGVHGCGEEALSLFEEMEEEASVEPDAITFVGVLSACANTGNVKDGLRYFTRMIQVYGISPIREHNACMIQLLEQALEVEKASNLVESMDSDPDFNSSFGNEYTDGMNETNETPSQHQIMFTKWDTGRF; encoded by the coding sequence ATGGCGGCTCCGTCGCCGTCTTCACCACCAAACCTCCTCTCTCCTCCACCATTCCGATCTCCCGAAGCTTCTTACTTTCTCCGAACTTGTTCAAATTTCTCTCAATTGAAACAAATTCAcaccaaaatcatcaaacacaaTCTCACCAACGATCAGTTACTAGTTCGTCAGCTCATaagtgtttcttcttccttcggAGAAACCCAATACGCTTCTCTCGTCTTTAATCAACTTCAATCTCCTTCTACTTTTACCTGGAACCTTATGATAAGATCTCTCTCTGTTAATCACAAACCTCGTgaagctcttcttctctttatccTTATGATGATCTCTCATCAATCCCAGTTTGATAAATTCACTTTCCCTTTTGTTATCAAAGCTTGTCTCGCTTCTTCGTCGATTCGTTTAGGTACCCAAGTTCATGGTTTAGCTATTAAAGCTGGGTTTTTTAATGATGTCTTCTTCCAAAACACTCTCATGGATCTTTACTTTAAGTGTGGGAAACCAGATAGTGGACGTAAGGTGTTTGATAAAATGCCTGGGAGAAGTATTGTTTCATGGACTACTATGCTTTATGGTCTTGTCTCCAATTCTCAGTTAGATTCTGCAGAGATTGTATTCAATCAAATGCCAATGAGAAACGTTGTTTCATGGACTGCAATGATTACGGCTTACGTTAAGAACCGTAGACCCGACGAGGCGTTTCAGCTCTTTAGGAGAATGCAGGTTGATGATGTCAAGCCTAATGAGTTTACGATTGTTAATTTGTTGCAAGCTTCTACTCAGTTAGGAAGCTTGTCTATGGGAAGATGGGTTCATGACTATGCTCATAAAAACGGTTTTGTGCTTGATTGTTTCCTTGGAACCGCTTTGATCGATATGTATAGCAAATGTGGAAGCTTGCAGGACGCAAGGAAAGTATTTGACGTGATGCAGGGTAAGAGTTTAGCGACTTGGAACTCGATGATCACTAGCTTAGGGGTACATGGATGTGGTGAAGAGGCTTTGTCTCTGTTTgaagagatggaagaagaagcaagcgTAGAACCAGACGCTATCACTTTCGTTGGTGTCTTATCCGCTTGTGCGAATACTGGAAATGTAAAGGATGGTTTGAGGTACTTTACTCGGATGATCCAAGTTTACGGTATCTCACCTATTCGAGAACATAATGCTTGTATGATCCAATTGTTGGAGCAAGCCCTTGAGGTGGAGAAAGCTTCAAACTTGGTTGAATCCATGGATTCTGATCCAGACTTCAATTCTTCATTTGGTAATGAATACACGGATGGAATGAATGAAACGAACGAAACTCCGAGCCAACATCAAATTATGTTCACCAAGTGGGATACAGGCCGATTTTGA
- the LBD23 gene encoding LOB domain-containing protein 23 (LOB domain-containing protein 23 (LBD23); CONTAINS InterPro DOMAIN/s: Lateral organ boundaries, LOB (InterPro:IPR004883); BEST Arabidopsis thaliana protein match is: LOB domain-containing protein 24 (TAIR:AT3G26660.1); Has 984 Blast hits to 979 proteins in 25 species: Archae - 0; Bacteria - 0; Metazoa - 0; Fungi - 0; Plants - 984; Viruses - 0; Other Eukaryotes - 0 (source: NCBI BLink).), with the protein MNPKRCAACKYLRRRCPKDCVFSPYFPPNDPQKFACVHRIYGAGNVSKMLQQLPDQTRAEAVESLCFEAKCRVDDPVYGCVGIIHLLKTQIQKTQNELAKTQAEIAVAQTKLSQTHISDFM; encoded by the exons ATGAATCCAAAAAGATGTGCAGCTTGCAAGTAtctgagaagaagatgtcCAAAAGATTGCGTATTCTCACCATATTTCCCTCCAAACGATCCTCAAAAATTTGCATGTGTCCACAGAATCTATGGTGCTGGAAACGTTTCCAAAATGCTTcag CAACTTCCTGATCAGACAAGAGCTGAAGCAGTGGAATCTTTGTGCTTTGAAGCAAAATGCAGAGTAGATGATCCTGTTTATGGTTGTGTTGGCATTATTCATTTACTTAAAACTCAGATTCAGAAAACTCAGAATGAATTAGCCAAAACTCAAGCTGAGATTGCTGTTGCTCAAACCAAACTTAGCCAAACCCATATTTCTGATTTTATGTAA
- the LBD24 gene encoding LOB domain-containing protein 24 (LOB domain-containing protein 24 (LBD24); INVOLVED IN: biological_process unknown; LOCATED IN: membrane; EXPRESSED IN: leaf; CONTAINS InterPro DOMAIN/s: Lateral organ boundaries, LOB (InterPro:IPR004883); BEST Arabidopsis thaliana protein match is: LOB domain-containing protein 23 (TAIR:AT3G26620.1); Has 984 Blast hits to 979 proteins in 25 species: Archae - 0; Bacteria - 0; Metazoa - 0; Fungi - 0; Plants - 984; Viruses - 0; Other Eukaryotes - 0 (source: NCBI BLink).) produces MNPKRCAACKYLRRRCPKDCVFSPYFPPNDPQKFACVHRIYGAGNVSKMLQQLPDQTRAEAVESLCFEAKCRVDDPVYGCVGIIHLLKTQIQKTQNELAKTQAEIAVAQTKLSQTQNSDFM; encoded by the exons ATGAATCCAAAAAGATGTGCAGCTTGCAAGTAtctgagaagaagatgtcCAAAAGATTGCGTATTCTCACCATATTTCCCTCCAAACGATCCTCAAAAATTTGCATGTGTCCACAGAATCTATGGTGCTGGAAACGTTTCCAAAATGCTTCAG CAACTTCCTGATCAGACAAGAGCTGAAGCAGTGGAATCTTTGTGCTTTGAAGCAAAATGCAGAGTAGATGACCCTGTTTATGGTTGTGTTGGCATTATTCATTTACTTAAAACTCAGATTCAGAAAACTCAGAATGAATTAGCCAAAACTCAAGCTGAGATTGCTGTTGCTCAAACCAAACTTAGCCAAACCCAAAATTCTGATTTTATGTAA
- the LWD2 gene encoding Transducin/WD40 repeat-like superfamily protein (LIGHT-REGULATED WD 2 (LWD2); CONTAINS InterPro DOMAIN/s: WD40 repeat 2 (InterPro:IPR019782), WD40 repeat-like-containing domain (InterPro:IPR011046), WD40 repeat, conserved site (InterPro:IPR019775), WD40-repeat-containing domain (InterPro:IPR017986), WD40/YVTN repeat-like-containing domain (InterPro:IPR015943), WD40 repeat (InterPro:IPR001680), WD40 repeat, subgroup (InterPro:IPR019781); BEST Arabidopsis thaliana protein match is: Transducin/WD40 repeat-like superfamily protein (TAIR:AT1G12910.1); Has 5639 Blast hits to 5196 proteins in 384 species: Archae - 6; Bacteria - 320; Metazoa - 2319; Fungi - 1389; Plants - 885; Viruses - 0; Other Eukaryotes - 720 (source: NCBI BLink).), whose protein sequence is MVTSSDQIQNGSEEQSKRSEIYTYEAPWQIYAMNWSIRRDKKYRLAITSLIEQYPNRVEIVQLDESNGEIRSDPNLCFEHPYPPTKTSFIPDKECQRPDLLATSSDFLRLWRISDDESRVELKSCLSSDKNSEFSGPITSFDWNEAEPRRIGTSSIDTTCTIWDIEREVVDTQLIAHDKEVYDIAWGGVGVFASVSEDGSVRVFDLRDKEHSTIIYESGEPSTPLVRLSWNKQDPRYMATVIMGSAKIVVLDIRFPALPVVELQRHQASVNAIAWAPHSSSHICSAGDDSQALIWDISSMGQHVEGGLDPILAYTAGAEVEQLQWSSSQPDWVAIAFSNKLQILRV, encoded by the coding sequence ATGGTTACGAGCAGCGATCAAATCCAAAATGGTTCTGAAGAGCAATCAAAAAGATCAGAGATTTACACATACGAAGCACCATGGCAGATCTACGCAATGAACTGGAGCATTCGTCGAGACAAGAAGTATCGGCTCGCAATCACAAGCCTCATCGAGCAATATCCGAATCGCGTCGAAATTGTTCAGCTTGATGAATCAAATGGTGAGATTCGTTCAGATCCAAATCTCTGCTTCGAACATCCTTACCCACCAACGAAAACCAGTTTCATACCCGATAAAGAATGTCAAAGACCCGATCTTTTAGCTACTTCTAGTGATTTCCTTCGTTTATGGCGAATCTCTGATGATGAATCTCGTGTTGAGCTTAAGTCTTGTCTTAGTAGTGATAAGAATAGTGAGTTTAGTGGTCCAATCACTTCATTTGATTGGAATGAAGCTGAGCCTAGACGAATTGGTACTTCTAGTATTGATACCACTTGTACTATTTGGGATATAGAGCGTGAAGTTGTTGATACCCAGCTTATTGCTCATGATAAAGAGGTTTATGACATTGCTTGGGGTGGTGTTGGTGTCTTTGCCTCTGTCTCAGAGGATGGTTCCGTTAGAGTGTTTGATCTCCGTGATAAGGAGCATTCGACGATTATCTACGAGAGTGGTGAGCCTAGTACTCCTTTGGTGCGACTTAGTTGGAACAAGCAGGATCCGAGGTATATGGCTACTGTTATCATGGGCAGTGCTAAAATTGTTGTGTTGGATATTCGGTTTCCGGCTCTTCCTGTCGTGGAGCTTCAGCGACATCAGGCTAGTGTCAATGCTATAGCTTGGGCTCCTCATAGCTCTTCCCATATCTGCTCCGCTGGAGATGATTCTCAGGCGTTGATTTGGGATATATCTTCCATGGGACAGCATGTTGAAGGTGGTCTGGATCCGATTCTAGCTTACACAGCCGGCGCTGAGGTTGAGCAGCTTCAGTGGTCATCTTCTCAGCCTGATTGGGTTGCCATTGCCTTCTCTAACAAGCTGCAGATTCTCCGGGTCTGA